The following proteins are encoded in a genomic region of Sorangiineae bacterium MSr12523:
- a CDS encoding right-handed parallel beta-helix repeat-containing protein: MRASTISSLFGLGFFTLLALGLGGCPQSTSEPCQGSQCQLLQDDGGVEERTKRPASLTISNVTVDGNPSRKVRQGFGGAPSNGTTTVHLFGAHLESATNVTVGDGPDALPGTITSKTSTELTFTVGIRHGAPIGSQQVKVTAPDASATFADAIVITAITAAPSGSDDLDVGLDSAGTDEDPVRSMAKGIMLAAAGDTVFLKNGTYDMDHGETFAIATKHQLIPNVPPDITIKGESRNGTLLQGPIVTDCSISDNHFVGLATAGIARIETLGIFGFCTSGISAKSGVAIREVTIRGVGTGISAGPNVTIDSVDISEADEGVLLSNRTGAVTISNSHVHHSSTAIYGVAEGHLVLIASEIDHSGPRNDVPSRGGIVVSGPTTIADVKIHENESFGVTTSEFGSTVPLDITRSQFWGNRSAAIFVSAPGTLKVRRSTFNHDSKAIHVTSDSTVIDLGTPDSPGENSFTICSTCDGVFDARPAAVEQLRPITLTGNIWSGGEPPRGCSDVDHPRRTDPPRLWHMENPGTCGSKGNVIVN, translated from the coding sequence ATGCGCGCCAGCACCATCTCCTCCTTGTTCGGTCTAGGATTCTTCACCCTACTCGCCCTCGGTTTGGGAGGATGTCCACAGTCCACTTCGGAACCTTGCCAAGGTTCCCAGTGTCAGTTGCTCCAAGACGATGGTGGCGTCGAGGAGCGGACCAAACGCCCCGCTTCGCTCACAATCTCAAACGTGACGGTCGACGGGAATCCATCGCGAAAGGTCCGGCAAGGCTTTGGTGGCGCGCCAAGCAACGGCACGACGACCGTCCATCTCTTCGGAGCACATTTGGAATCGGCGACGAACGTGACGGTAGGAGATGGCCCGGATGCCTTGCCAGGCACAATTACGTCGAAGACTTCTACGGAACTTACCTTCACGGTAGGCATTCGCCACGGCGCCCCCATCGGCTCGCAGCAGGTGAAAGTAACAGCGCCCGACGCCTCTGCGACATTTGCTGACGCGATAGTGATCACAGCGATTACAGCCGCACCATCGGGGAGCGACGACCTGGATGTTGGGTTAGATTCGGCCGGAACCGACGAGGATCCGGTACGATCCATGGCCAAAGGCATCATGCTTGCCGCGGCAGGCGACACGGTGTTTTTGAAGAATGGCACTTACGACATGGATCACGGTGAGACGTTCGCAATCGCGACGAAGCACCAGCTGATTCCGAATGTACCACCGGACATCACCATTAAAGGGGAGAGCCGCAATGGCACCCTACTCCAGGGCCCTATCGTAACGGACTGCAGCATCTCCGATAACCATTTTGTCGGCTTGGCGACGGCGGGAATTGCTCGTATCGAGACACTGGGAATTTTCGGATTTTGCACGAGCGGCATTTCCGCAAAAAGTGGCGTTGCAATCAGAGAAGTCACGATACGTGGCGTAGGGACAGGCATTAGCGCAGGACCGAATGTCACGATCGACTCGGTCGACATCTCTGAAGCCGACGAGGGGGTCCTTCTTAGCAATCGAACCGGTGCGGTCACGATATCCAATAGCCATGTGCACCATAGCTCCACGGCTATTTACGGCGTTGCCGAGGGACATCTCGTCCTGATAGCGTCGGAAATCGATCACAGTGGTCCGCGCAATGACGTTCCCTCCCGTGGTGGGATTGTCGTCAGTGGCCCGACCACGATCGCGGACGTCAAGATTCACGAAAACGAATCTTTCGGTGTGACAACCTCGGAGTTTGGGTCGACGGTTCCGCTCGACATCACGAGAAGCCAGTTCTGGGGCAATCGGTCCGCGGCGATTTTCGTCAGCGCGCCGGGAACACTGAAAGTTCGCAGGTCGACTTTCAACCATGACTCGAAAGCGATCCATGTCACGAGTGATTCAACCGTAATCGATCTCGGAACACCCGATAGCCCTGGAGAAAACAGCTTCACCATCTGCTCAACATGTGATGGCGTCTTTGACGCGCGTCCTGCAGCAGTTGAACAACTTCGACCTATTACCTTGACGGGAAATATTTGGTCGGGCGGGGAACCTCCCAGAGGATGCTCGGACGTCGACCACCCGAGGAGAACGGATCCGCCTCGCCTGTGGCACATGGAGAATCCAGGCACCTGCGGGTCCAAAGGAAATGTGATCGTGAACTGA
- a CDS encoding aldo/keto reductase encodes MNFGKRTSADEAERIVLRAIERGCTFFDTANMYEGGESERILGRALGHRRHACLIASKVGLDRRDGRPEGLKRESVVQACDESLDRLGTDCIDVYYLHAPDWKTPIESTLEGIQELLEANKIRHFGISNFASWQIMEVKRACDHLGIAHPVMAQQIYNMLIRQLDIEYFKYTRKYPIHTTVYNALAGGLLARDHQKEQVTAGSRFDKNAIYQRRYWTEAMFSYVAELRKIADSQGQSLAAFAYSWLAHRPGVDSILLGPATVEQLDFALDAVERTPSPEALEQVEALHLAFTGTDVTYAR; translated from the coding sequence ATGAACTTTGGCAAGCGAACGTCGGCCGACGAAGCGGAGCGCATCGTTCTGCGCGCCATCGAGCGTGGCTGCACCTTCTTCGACACGGCAAACATGTACGAGGGCGGCGAGTCGGAGCGCATTTTGGGACGCGCCCTCGGCCACCGCAGGCACGCGTGCCTCATCGCCTCGAAGGTCGGTCTCGATCGACGGGACGGCAGGCCGGAAGGGCTCAAGCGCGAAAGCGTCGTGCAAGCCTGCGACGAAAGCCTCGATCGACTGGGGACCGACTGCATCGACGTCTACTATCTCCACGCCCCCGATTGGAAAACCCCCATCGAGTCCACCCTGGAGGGCATCCAGGAGTTGCTCGAGGCGAACAAGATTCGGCACTTCGGCATATCCAACTTCGCCTCCTGGCAAATCATGGAGGTCAAGCGCGCGTGCGACCATTTGGGTATCGCACATCCTGTGATGGCGCAGCAGATCTACAACATGCTCATTCGCCAGCTGGATATCGAATATTTCAAGTACACGCGCAAATACCCGATTCACACCACCGTATACAATGCGTTGGCAGGCGGTTTGCTCGCGCGCGATCACCAGAAGGAGCAGGTGACCGCCGGCTCGCGATTCGACAAGAATGCGATTTACCAGCGCCGCTATTGGACGGAGGCCATGTTCTCCTACGTGGCGGAACTGCGGAAAATTGCGGACTCTCAAGGGCAGTCGCTCGCCGCGTTCGCGTATTCGTGGCTCGCGCACCGGCCGGGGGTCGATTCCATTTTGCTTGGCCCCGCGACGGTGGAGCAACTCGACTTCGCGCTCGACGCTGTCGAACGTACGCCCTCGCCCGAGGCCTTGGAGCAGGTGGAAGCGCTCCACCTGGCCTTCACGGGTACCGACGTTACGTATGCTCGCTGA
- the ilvB gene encoding biosynthetic-type acetolactate synthase large subunit: protein MSADGRVGADARRTGAQIIWEALIREEVKVVFGYPGGAIMPAYDSILQYPIHHVLVRHEQGAAHMADGYARASGEVGVAIATSGPGATNLVTGIATAMLDSVPMVCITGQVNSKLIGSDAFQETDITGVTLPITKHNYVVSDVNKIASTIREAFYIARSGRPGPVLVDITKDAQQATTVPVWSDEPVRLPGYRPDHRTSVEDLERAAEMIASAKRPIIFAGHGIVRAEATRLLLEFVEKTGIPVATTLLGLGGFPATHPASLGMMGMHGEAWVNQAIQEADLLLALGMRFDDRVTGNLKNYAVHAKKIHFELDPAEINKNVRVDLRLVGDVKDTLRALLPKLSSRNCKPWMERINSMKGDSAVRDIQKMPHDGRLFAAHVMHDLWRITEGKAIVVTDVGQHQMWEAQYYKHDHPRKLITSGGLGTMGFALPAAIGARFAKKEEEIWVIAGDGGFQMTACELSTAAQEGIKINIAIINNGYLGMVRQWQEFFYDGRYSATPLRSPDFVKLAEAHGHTGLRVTKREEVEETVARARSTPGTVLIDFRVEQEDSVYPMVAAGADLHDMIRRPSPIVETADDE from the coding sequence ATGAGCGCAGACGGTCGTGTGGGCGCCGATGCCCGGCGCACGGGTGCACAAATCATTTGGGAAGCATTGATCCGCGAAGAGGTCAAAGTCGTATTCGGCTACCCCGGCGGCGCCATCATGCCGGCGTACGACTCGATCCTTCAGTATCCCATCCATCACGTGTTGGTGCGCCACGAGCAGGGCGCAGCTCACATGGCCGACGGATACGCGCGTGCATCGGGAGAAGTGGGCGTTGCGATTGCGACGTCGGGACCGGGTGCCACGAACCTGGTGACCGGAATCGCCACCGCCATGCTCGATTCCGTGCCCATGGTGTGCATCACCGGGCAGGTGAATTCGAAACTCATTGGGAGCGACGCCTTCCAGGAGACGGATATCACCGGTGTGACGCTTCCAATTACGAAACATAATTACGTCGTCAGTGACGTAAACAAGATTGCTTCGACCATTCGCGAAGCTTTCTACATCGCGCGATCGGGCCGTCCGGGCCCCGTGTTGGTCGATATCACCAAGGACGCACAACAGGCCACTACGGTCCCCGTTTGGAGCGACGAGCCGGTGCGGCTACCGGGCTATCGCCCCGATCACCGAACCAGCGTGGAAGATCTCGAGCGCGCCGCCGAGATGATTGCCTCGGCAAAGCGGCCGATCATCTTTGCGGGACACGGCATCGTGCGCGCCGAGGCGACCCGCCTGCTGCTCGAGTTCGTGGAGAAAACGGGTATTCCCGTTGCGACCACCTTGTTGGGCCTTGGCGGCTTTCCTGCCACCCATCCGGCCAGTTTGGGCATGATGGGCATGCACGGCGAAGCGTGGGTCAATCAAGCTATCCAGGAAGCCGACCTGCTCTTGGCGCTGGGAATGCGATTCGACGATCGCGTAACCGGTAATCTGAAAAACTATGCAGTCCACGCCAAGAAGATTCACTTCGAGCTGGATCCGGCGGAGATAAACAAAAACGTCCGCGTCGATCTGCGCCTCGTCGGCGATGTGAAAGACACCTTGCGCGCGCTGCTTCCCAAGCTCTCGTCGCGCAACTGCAAGCCGTGGATGGAACGCATCAACTCGATGAAAGGCGATTCGGCGGTGCGCGACATTCAAAAAATGCCGCACGACGGTCGCTTGTTCGCCGCGCACGTGATGCACGATCTTTGGCGCATCACCGAGGGCAAAGCCATCGTGGTGACCGATGTCGGCCAGCACCAAATGTGGGAAGCGCAATATTACAAGCACGACCACCCGCGGAAACTCATCACCTCCGGAGGTCTGGGGACGATGGGCTTTGCACTTCCCGCCGCCATCGGCGCGCGGTTCGCAAAGAAGGAAGAAGAAATTTGGGTCATCGCCGGAGACGGCGGATTCCAGATGACCGCCTGCGAACTGTCGACAGCCGCGCAGGAAGGAATCAAGATCAACATTGCGATCATCAACAATGGATATTTGGGGATGGTGCGGCAATGGCAGGAATTTTTCTATGATGGTCGATATTCCGCGACGCCTCTGCGCAGCCCCGATTTCGTGAAGCTTGCCGAAGCTCACGGCCATACGGGATTGCGGGTGACCAAGCGGGAAGAGGTCGAGGAAACGGTGGCGCGGGCGCGGTCGACCCCCGGAACCGTTCTCATCGATTTTCGGGTGGAGCAAGAAGACAGCGTCTACCCGATGGTCGCAGCAGGCGCGGATTTGCACGACATGATCCGCCGGCCGAGCCCGATCGTAGAGACGGCGGATGATGAATGA
- a CDS encoding right-handed parallel beta-helix repeat-containing protein has product MAKLAAAGDTVLLKAGTYDIANGETFPRTPYDWNVPDDVTIQGEGWDATLLRGPDDANCETNSALVLQGSARIRALGVVAFCNGIRSSTKGVVEIQAVKIRGTQTAVELSTNATLDLMDISSSKTAINSSHGPLTIINSRVHENRSGIHVDDSMPLVVTASEIDHNCRGESPDESQAILLKNEATLTDVRVHDNECPGIRVSAGGLTGPIVIAKSYFDENKPAAITVDAAVRTTIRESHFFEHKQAIRLNGESNLDLGTPEEPGNNSFTVCDTCDAIFDARPAPAQGSNPITVKGISWTRGGDALPVPMGCFDTDYPKGSTSPPRLWHIEHPGRCATATGNIILN; this is encoded by the coding sequence GTGGCCAAACTTGCGGCGGCGGGCGATACCGTGCTCCTCAAGGCTGGCACTTATGACATCGCCAATGGTGAGACGTTTCCGCGAACCCCATACGACTGGAACGTCCCCGATGATGTCACCATCCAGGGAGAGGGTTGGGACGCCACACTGCTCCGAGGTCCGGATGACGCAAATTGCGAAACCAATAGTGCACTCGTTCTGCAGGGAAGCGCGCGCATCCGAGCACTCGGCGTGGTCGCGTTCTGCAACGGTATCAGGAGCTCCACGAAAGGTGTTGTCGAGATCCAGGCCGTGAAAATACGAGGCACTCAAACAGCTGTGGAGCTTTCAACGAACGCGACCCTGGATTTAATGGATATCTCCAGCTCGAAAACCGCAATCAATTCGTCTCATGGCCCCCTTACAATCATCAATAGTCGTGTGCACGAAAATCGTTCGGGCATCCATGTGGACGACAGCATGCCCCTCGTGGTGACGGCATCGGAAATCGATCACAATTGTCGCGGAGAAAGTCCGGACGAAAGTCAGGCAATCCTTCTGAAGAATGAGGCGACACTCACGGACGTCCGAGTGCATGACAACGAGTGTCCCGGAATAAGAGTTTCGGCTGGCGGACTGACCGGTCCAATCGTTATTGCGAAAAGCTATTTCGATGAGAATAAGCCGGCGGCGATCACCGTTGATGCTGCCGTAAGAACGACGATTCGCGAATCGCACTTCTTCGAGCATAAGCAGGCCATTAGACTTAATGGAGAATCGAACCTCGATCTCGGCACCCCCGAGGAGCCGGGCAACAACAGTTTCACCGTCTGCGACACCTGCGATGCGATTTTCGATGCGCGACCGGCCCCGGCGCAAGGCTCGAATCCCATCACCGTGAAGGGAATTTCGTGGACGCGCGGAGGTGATGCGCTCCCCGTGCCGATGGGCTGCTTCGACACCGACTACCCCAAAGGCAGCACCTCCCCGCCCCGCCTTTGGCACATCGAACACCCCGGCCGCTGCGCCACCGCCACCGGGAACATCATCCTCAACTAA
- the ilvN gene encoding acetolactate synthase small subunit has translation MAKPSLRTFIAYVEDLPGVLNRVTSLFRRRGYNIESLTVGRTQKEHVSRMTIVMEADDDAARRIEANLYKLVNVLRVEDTTHTATVSRELAMIKVHAGKETRPHIMQVCEVFRARVIDVGVSALICEITGTGDKIDGLVEVLRPFGILEMVRTGAVAMMRGADALEDSDVDPSGVHELPRDAA, from the coding sequence ATGGCTAAACCAAGTTTGCGAACCTTCATTGCATATGTGGAAGACCTGCCGGGCGTGTTGAACCGCGTGACGTCGCTGTTTCGACGCCGTGGCTACAACATCGAGTCGCTGACGGTAGGACGTACGCAAAAGGAACACGTTTCGCGCATGACCATCGTCATGGAGGCCGACGACGACGCTGCCCGCCGCATCGAGGCGAATCTTTACAAGCTCGTCAACGTTCTCCGCGTCGAGGACACCACGCACACGGCGACGGTGAGCCGCGAGCTCGCCATGATCAAAGTGCACGCCGGCAAAGAGACGCGGCCGCACATCATGCAGGTTTGCGAAGTGTTTCGCGCCCGTGTCATCGACGTGGGTGTGTCCGCTTTGATCTGTGAGATCACCGGGACGGGCGACAAGATCGACGGTCTCGTGGAAGTGCTTCGCCCCTTTGGGATTCTCGAAATGGTAAGAACGGGTGCAGTCGCCATGATGCGCGGCGCCGACGCACTCGAGGATTCGGACGTGGATCCGTCGGGCGTACACGAACTCCCGCGTGATGCCGCCTAA
- a CDS encoding GreA/GreB family elongation factor has translation MAASKRKAKLLESLRAELTKELEATRQRAHDAAVAATHEENRPENDKDMRSTVDSYVARGQVERLREIEQALARLASMPVRDLAPGDAIVVSAIVKIRHDATETLYFVVPAAGGMRLHEGKIEVHTLATTSPLGAAILGLSEGDEAEVVTPQQTRTFEILHVS, from the coding sequence ATGGCTGCCAGCAAACGCAAAGCAAAGTTGCTCGAATCTCTCCGCGCGGAGCTCACGAAGGAACTCGAGGCCACCCGGCAACGGGCGCACGATGCGGCCGTGGCAGCCACCCACGAGGAGAATCGCCCCGAGAACGACAAGGACATGCGCTCCACCGTGGATTCGTACGTGGCGCGCGGACAGGTCGAGCGGCTGCGCGAAATCGAACAGGCGCTCGCGCGCCTGGCCAGCATGCCGGTTCGCGATTTGGCTCCCGGCGACGCCATCGTCGTCTCGGCCATCGTAAAAATCCGCCACGATGCCACGGAGACGCTCTATTTCGTGGTGCCCGCGGCGGGTGGCATGCGCCTTCACGAGGGCAAGATCGAGGTGCACACCCTGGCCACGACGAGTCCTCTCGGCGCGGCCATTCTCGGCCTTTCCGAGGGGGACGAGGCCGAAGTCGTGACGCCGCAGCAGACGCGCACGTTCGAGATTTTGCATGTGAGCTAG
- a CDS encoding phytanoyl-CoA dioxygenase family protein, whose product MLADVDTAIAHFHEHGYARLGKIADDATLDGLRQRANALMLGEIQIPGLFFQLDSDTGNYDDLTYGLGYQGPSLDYRKLEKLERDPLYLAWIENPVFERIARAVVGDAVVIYRAIVMNKSATGGTPLPWHQDGGRFWGLDREPTLQIWTALDDAPLESGCVEVLPGSHRRGLVTPLGGVVGANFVEEQHANESAVPLPASAGDVILLHNQIWHRSGRNSTGRPRRAFSVCYMDAATRCLRKKRAPRTFPRVFVKER is encoded by the coding sequence ATGCTCGCTGACGTAGACACCGCGATCGCGCACTTTCACGAGCACGGTTACGCGCGGCTGGGAAAAATCGCGGACGATGCGACGCTGGATGGGTTGCGGCAGCGCGCGAATGCGTTGATGCTCGGGGAAATCCAGATCCCCGGGCTCTTCTTCCAGCTCGATTCCGATACGGGCAACTACGACGATCTGACCTACGGGCTCGGCTACCAAGGGCCAAGCCTCGATTACCGCAAGCTGGAGAAGCTCGAGCGCGATCCTCTTTACCTCGCATGGATCGAGAATCCGGTCTTCGAGCGCATCGCACGCGCGGTCGTGGGGGACGCCGTGGTGATCTACCGCGCGATCGTGATGAACAAGAGCGCCACGGGCGGCACACCGTTGCCATGGCACCAAGACGGCGGGCGCTTTTGGGGCCTCGATCGCGAGCCCACGCTGCAAATATGGACCGCACTCGATGACGCGCCGCTCGAGTCGGGCTGCGTCGAGGTTTTACCCGGAAGCCACCGCCGCGGCCTGGTGACGCCGCTCGGAGGCGTCGTGGGCGCGAACTTCGTCGAAGAGCAGCACGCCAACGAATCGGCGGTTCCTCTGCCGGCGTCCGCGGGCGACGTGATTCTTCTGCACAATCAGATCTGGCATCGCTCGGGGCGCAACAGCACGGGTCGGCCCCGGCGAGCGTTTAGCGTTTGCTACATGGATGCAGCAACGCGTTGTCTTCGAAAGAAGCGCGCCCCCCGCACCTTCCCGCGCGTGTTCGTCAAGGAACGTTGA
- a CDS encoding dihydrodipicolinate synthase family protein, translated as MTTPFNADLTVDHGALAEQCRWLADQGVAGVVPLGSLGEGATLTHSEKRQILETCVRAVSDRVAVLPGIFAVSTPEAVALAKHARAVGCRGLMILPPFVYGVDAREIQTHIAAVLSATDLRCVYYNNPTAYRTDLLPEQITVLAHAFPNLEAVRESHSDVTRIPTLRDLLGHRLEVLAGHDETVVDSIRAGAVGWISGLINVFPTECVALHRYAIAGREASREFETLHEWFRPLMQLAQGTKVIQLTKLMLERVGRGNARVRPPRLQLEAESLRDALAVIDHAIATRPHVEEGARFQTLTIGHHYKGEAVGIRM; from the coding sequence ATGACCACGCCCTTCAACGCCGACCTGACCGTCGACCATGGCGCCCTGGCGGAACAGTGCCGGTGGCTCGCCGATCAGGGGGTGGCCGGTGTCGTCCCCTTGGGCTCGCTAGGGGAGGGCGCTACCCTGACGCACTCCGAGAAGCGGCAAATCCTGGAAACGTGCGTTCGCGCTGTGAGCGACCGCGTGGCCGTGCTTCCGGGCATCTTTGCCGTCAGCACCCCCGAAGCGGTGGCTCTCGCCAAGCATGCCCGCGCCGTGGGTTGCCGCGGTTTGATGATCTTGCCGCCCTTCGTCTACGGCGTCGACGCGCGGGAGATTCAGACGCATATCGCCGCCGTCCTCTCGGCGACGGACCTTCGCTGCGTCTATTACAACAATCCCACCGCCTACCGCACCGACCTGCTGCCCGAGCAGATCACGGTGCTCGCCCATGCCTTTCCCAACTTGGAGGCCGTTCGGGAATCCCACTCCGACGTCACGCGCATCCCGACCCTGCGCGACCTGCTGGGTCACCGCCTCGAGGTGCTCGCGGGGCATGACGAAACGGTGGTCGATTCGATCCGCGCCGGAGCGGTCGGATGGATCTCCGGGTTGATCAACGTGTTCCCGACGGAGTGCGTGGCCCTGCACCGTTACGCCATCGCGGGGCGTGAAGCGTCGCGCGAATTTGAAACGTTGCACGAGTGGTTCCGTCCTCTTATGCAGCTCGCCCAAGGGACGAAGGTCATCCAGCTCACCAAGTTGATGCTCGAAAGAGTTGGCCGCGGAAACGCGCGCGTGCGGCCGCCGCGGCTGCAGCTCGAGGCCGAGTCCTTGCGCGACGCGCTCGCCGTGATCGATCACGCGATCGCCACGCGTCCGCACGTAGAAGAAGGTGCGCGCTTCCAGACACTCACCATCGGCCACCACTACAAAGGCGAGGCCGTCGGTATCCGCATGTGA
- a CDS encoding M35 family metallo-endopeptidase, producing MNTNFGRRLGRVIALAALPIVVVLAGCSGASEEEGAAPAGEEAQTGPVRATLSADKLSVGGKEGVNVKVTLTNESAETVRLLKWETIADGLKEPLFVLTHDGQPVKYQGAHYKRAEPTESDYLTLGPGEALTGSVDLAQYYDMSASGNYDVQFRRDDIVSNHVTLQAESHISPQSARAALRGAELSTQAVDLAAGTKFVSCSSSRQSGINTAYSSAQTYATNASNYVNDHTSATLRYTTWFGSYTSARHSTVQSHFSKIKNAYSSQTFTFDCTCTDSNTYAYVYPDQSYYIYLCGAFWSAPNTGTDSRAGTIIHESSHFTVLGGTDDYVYGQSGAKNLAKSNPGQAVMNADSHEYFAENNPAQP from the coding sequence ATGAATACGAATTTCGGGCGTCGACTCGGCAGGGTTATCGCACTGGCCGCGCTTCCCATCGTGGTGGTGCTCGCAGGTTGTTCCGGGGCATCGGAGGAGGAAGGCGCTGCGCCGGCCGGCGAAGAAGCGCAAACGGGACCGGTCCGCGCGACTCTTTCCGCGGATAAATTGAGCGTCGGCGGCAAAGAAGGCGTCAATGTGAAGGTCACCCTGACGAATGAGTCGGCGGAGACAGTGCGTCTATTGAAATGGGAGACGATTGCCGACGGGTTGAAAGAGCCTTTATTTGTTTTGACCCATGACGGCCAACCGGTGAAGTACCAGGGCGCTCATTACAAACGTGCCGAACCGACCGAAAGCGATTACCTGACGCTCGGACCGGGCGAGGCCCTCACCGGCAGCGTGGATTTGGCGCAATATTACGATATGTCCGCATCGGGCAACTACGATGTTCAATTCCGCCGCGACGATATTGTCTCCAACCATGTGACACTGCAAGCGGAGAGCCATATTTCACCCCAGTCGGCCCGGGCGGCCTTGCGCGGTGCAGAGCTGAGCACGCAGGCCGTCGACCTGGCAGCCGGCACCAAGTTCGTGTCATGCAGTTCGAGCCGCCAAAGCGGTATTAACACTGCATATTCGTCGGCTCAGACCTACGCGACCAACGCATCGAATTACGTCAATGATCACACCTCGGCGACCCTCCGCTACACCACGTGGTTTGGCTCGTACACGTCAGCGAGACACAGCACGGTCCAGAGCCATTTTTCCAAGATTAAGAACGCTTACTCTAGCCAGACCTTTACCTTCGACTGCACGTGCACGGACTCGAATACATATGCTTACGTCTATCCGGACCAAAGTTATTACATCTATCTCTGCGGCGCCTTCTGGAGCGCCCCGAACACGGGAACCGACTCCAGGGCCGGCACGATCATCCATGAGTCGAGCCATTTCACCGTACTGGGCGGCACGGACGATTACGTTTACGGCCAGAGCGGAGCCAAGAACCTAGCCAAGAGCAACCCCGGTCAGGCAGTCATGAACGCCGACAGCCATGAGTACTTTGCGGAGAACAATCCCGCCCAGCCGTGA
- the ilvC gene encoding ketol-acid reductoisomerase: MAKIYYDKDADLGIIRKKKVAIVGYGSQGHAHALNLKDSGVDVRVGLHSSSKSIAKAKAAGLEVSPVAEASAWADVIMVLIPDTSQAKIYNEAIASNLSAGKTLMFAHGFNIRFKTIEPRADVDVSMVAPKGPGHRVRETFEANGGVPALIAVHQNASGKAKELALSYAAGLGATRAGVLETTFAEETETDLFGEQAVLCGGASELVKAGFQTLVDAGYQPEIAYFECLHELKLIVDLMYRGGLNYMRYSVSDTAEYGDYVSGPRVINPETRATMKKILAEIQDGTFAKNWIEENATGRKSFEGTRQKERDQKLEVVGAELRSMMPFLDPVTIKPGD; encoded by the coding sequence ATGGCTAAGATCTATTACGATAAAGATGCAGACCTCGGGATCATCCGCAAGAAGAAGGTCGCCATCGTCGGCTACGGGTCGCAGGGTCACGCGCACGCGCTGAACCTGAAAGACAGCGGCGTCGACGTGCGGGTGGGTCTGCACTCCTCGAGCAAGAGCATCGCCAAGGCGAAGGCTGCCGGTCTCGAGGTTTCGCCCGTCGCAGAGGCCTCCGCGTGGGCCGACGTCATCATGGTTCTCATCCCCGATACGTCGCAGGCGAAGATTTACAACGAGGCGATTGCCAGCAATCTCTCCGCGGGCAAGACACTGATGTTCGCCCACGGCTTCAACATTCGATTCAAGACGATCGAGCCGCGCGCCGACGTCGACGTGAGCATGGTGGCCCCCAAAGGCCCCGGCCACCGAGTGCGCGAGACGTTCGAAGCGAACGGCGGCGTGCCGGCCCTGATTGCCGTGCACCAGAATGCGAGCGGCAAGGCCAAGGAGCTGGCCCTGTCGTACGCGGCGGGACTCGGAGCCACCCGCGCGGGCGTTCTCGAGACGACGTTTGCGGAGGAGACGGAGACCGACCTGTTCGGTGAGCAGGCGGTGTTGTGTGGTGGTGCGAGCGAACTGGTGAAGGCCGGCTTCCAGACCTTGGTCGACGCGGGCTACCAGCCGGAGATTGCCTACTTCGAGTGCTTGCACGAGCTGAAGTTGATCGTCGACCTGATGTACCGAGGCGGCCTCAATTACATGCGCTACTCCGTGAGCGACACCGCCGAATATGGCGATTACGTGTCAGGGCCGCGTGTCATCAATCCCGAGACGCGCGCCACGATGAAGAAGATTCTCGCCGAGATTCAAGATGGCACCTTCGCCAAGAATTGGATCGAGGAGAACGCGACCGGTCGCAAGTCTTTCGAGGGCACGCGACAGAAGGAACGCGATCAGAAGCTCGAAGTGGTGGGGGCTGAATTGCGCAGCATGATGCCGTTTTTGGATCCGGTAACGATTAAACCTGGCGACTGA
- a CDS encoding dihydroxy-acid dehydratase has protein sequence MRGSRYTDEDQEKPQAGTAYTWTEAKPCNAHQRRFAEKVNQGVYAAGGTPVAFKAPGFMSQRSGVRRLTKWMLDASTGRTQREEPDLYREVPKNAAMRRIDVQGIRTRSPRCSRGVVAQSAARVSSVSEGAVTPPSQDQGMQKGKGAGES, from the coding sequence ATGCGAGGGTCTAGGTATACCGATGAAGACCAAGAAAAACCGCAGGCTGGCACCGCCTACACGTGGACCGAAGCCAAGCCTTGCAATGCTCACCAGCGCCGCTTTGCGGAGAAGGTGAATCAGGGGGTGTACGCTGCAGGCGGCACCCCCGTCGCCTTTAAAGCGCCCGGCTTCATGTCCCAGCGCAGCGGCGTGCGCCGTCTGACCAAGTGGATGCTCGATGCGAGCACTGGGCGCACCCAGCGGGAAGAGCCGGATCTCTATCGCGAAGTGCCGAAGAACGCGGCCATGCGAAGGATCGACGTCCAAGGAATACGAACGCGCTCGCCTCGTTGTTCGCGTGGCGTCGTCGCGCAGTCCGCAGCACGGGTTTCGTCTGTGTCGGAAGGGGCCGTGACCCCTCCGTCGCAAGACCAAGGGATGCAAAAGGGAAAAGGAGCAGGGGAGTCATGA